In Cygnus atratus isolate AKBS03 ecotype Queensland, Australia chromosome 5, CAtr_DNAZoo_HiC_assembly, whole genome shotgun sequence, a single window of DNA contains:
- the LOC118250409 gene encoding inositol 1,4,5-trisphosphate receptor-interacting protein-like 1: protein MVLATFFVLTFLGLIHSPAKVGYELDEATNDYMWQRVEELQECMMQLLLEIEEGEKEQSWAHVGALLLSALQHWQFWACVGVALLFFWNLWLLLRDIPEHESSSEEESSSSEEEEEERVPPLPNDARDLPEFVAQRIYWPLPDPTIRCPLVEEVVGDLLHVIDSVILNTFFPKLQRAIGVGSAFEGWNPHGNETVYCLLVPMTAPRGHSFHLELGNEDDILARNSSICVELECTCARQQDFGDMLCFLHHSEDELKNQDPSLLDTLCTDSYLDAEKTARWFQNFVKTAWVVIPQSQVYNVNVLPSTRTCKLQLTNAARRNLTIEIIFGVQQEDSDIFLSSQMRRGTSVPSTTWPQSCTVAERKFFQHVAREAVFNRIHLKCLQICARMVVGTCFPTYIIKTIVMHLLTTIPLEVWHETDFLLRLDDIIRYLRCCVEEKCLNHFFFGNEMVPNVIVLPPAFQSSGPVNLFQHLKRNPYAKVEALQNFKVVRDRLKRLLIYGHERDLRAQRERSADGRR from the coding sequence ATGGTTTTGGCAACTTTCTTCGTCCTGACGTTCCTGGGCTTAATCCATAGCCCGGCGAAGGTTGGCTACGAATTAGATGAAGCTACAAACGACTACATGTGGCAGCGTGTGGAGGAGCTTCAAGAATGTATGATGCAGCTCCTGTTGGAAattgaggagggggagaaggagcagagctgggcgcATGTTGGAGCCCTGCTCTTATCTGCGTTGCAGCACTGGCAGTTCTGGGCCTGTGTTGGTGTTGCCCTCCTGTTCTTTTGGAACTTGTGGCTGCTCCTTAGAGATATCCCAGAacatgaaagcagcagtgaggaggAGAGCTCCAGCAGcgaagaagaggaggaagaaagagtaCCACCACTCCCCAATGATGCAAGAGATCTGCCTGAATTTGTAGCTCAGCGCATCTACTGGCCACTCCCGGATCCGACCATCAGATGCCCACTGGTGGAGGAGGTTGTGGGAGACCTCCTGCATGTCATTGACTCAGTCATTCTAAATACTTTCTTTCCGAAGCTGCAACGAGCCATCGGAGTGGGCAGTGCCTTTGAAGGTTGGAATCCTCATGGGAATGAGACTGTCTATTGCCTACTTGTGCCCATGACGGCCCCGCGTGGGCACTCCTTCCACCTGGAGCTGGGCAATGAGGACGATATACTGGCGAGGAACTCCTCTATCTGTGTGGAGCTGGAGTGCACGTGCGCACGGCAGCAGGACTTTGGGgacatgctgtgcttcctccaccaTTCTGAGGATGAGCTGAAAAATCAGGACCCGAGCCTCCTAGACACCCTCTGCACCGATTCCTACCTAGATGCGGAGAAGACTGCAAGGTGGTTCCAGAACTTTGTGAAAACAGCCTGGGTGGTTATCCCTCAGTCGCAGGTTTACAATGTAAATGTGCTGCCCTCCACCCGCACGTGCAAGCTCCAGCTGACAAATGCTGCCAGGAGAAACCTCACCATTGAGATAATATTTGGGGTGCAGCAAGAAGATTCAGACATCTTCCTGAGCAGCCAGATGAGAAGGGGCACCTCTGTCCCCAGCACAACATGGCCACAGAGCTGTACTGTTGCAGAGAGGAAGTTCTTCCAGCACGTGGCCAGAGAAGCCGTGTTCAACCGCATACACCTCAAGTGCCTGCAGATTTGCGCCCGTATGGTGGTGGGCACATGCTTTCCCACCTACATCATCAAGACTATTGTCATGCACCTCCTCACCACCATCCCCTTGGAAGTGTGGCACGAGACGGATTTTCTGCTTCGGCTGGATGATATCATTCGGTACCTGCGCTGCTGTGTGGAAGAGAAATGCCTCAACCACTTCTTCTTTGGCAATGAGATGGTGCCCAATGTGATTGTCCTGCCACCAGCCTTCCAATCATCCGGCCCGGTCAACCTCTTCCAGCACCTGAAGCGAAACCCGTATGCCAAAGTTGAGGCACTGCAGAATTTCAAGGTGGTGCGAGATCGGCTCAAAAGACTGCTGATCTATGGACATGAAAGAGACCTTCGTGCACAGCGAGAGCGCTCTGCTGATGGCAGACGATGA